A segment of the Myxococcales bacterium genome:
CCATCGGCCTCTTCCTTTATTGCAGTCTGCAGGCGGCCTGATAGCTTACCCCCATGCTCGCAATCCTATCTCCCGCCAAGCGGCTCGATCTAGAGCCGACCTCTCGCAAACTCAGCCACAGCATGCCGGCATTGTTGGAGGATGCGAAGCAGCTGGTCAAAGTCAGCAGCAAGCTCAAGAGCAAAGACCTGATGGCCCTGATGGGAATCAGCCAGAATCTTGCCGACTTGAACGTGCAACGCTTCAAGGACTTCATGACTCCCTTCAGCCCTCAGAACGCAAAACAGGCCATCCTGGCCTTCAAGGGCGATGCCTATCTGGGCTTCGACGCAGATACCCTCGATGCGCGCGGTTTGCGCTTCGCTCAGGATCACCTGCGGATTCTCTCGGGACTCTACGGCGTGCTGCGTCCGTTGGATCTGATTCAGCCCTATCGCCTGGAAATGGGCATCCGCTTGCCGATCAACGGGAGCGCCGGCCTCTACGAGTTCTGGGGAGATCGGATCACCGATGCCCTCAACGAGGCGATCAAGCCCATGCGCGACCCCGTCGTGGTCAATCTTGCGAGCAACGAATATTTCGCATCCGTACAGCGGGATCGACTCGACGCACGTCTCGTCACCTGCGCGTTCAAAGAAGTCAAAGATGGCAAGGCGAAGGTCCTGTCCTTCTTTGCCAAGCGAGCACGCGGCATGATGGCGCGCTTCATCTGTGAAGAGCGCATCACCAAGGTCGATGATCTGCAGGGCTTTACGAGCGGCGGCTATCGCTACAGCGCCAAAGCGTCCAGTGATGACACGCTTGTCTTCCAGCGGAAGAGTACGACGGCTTGATCTCGCAGCGATTCCGAGTCCTTTGGCGATGATTCGACTGATCGGGATTTTCTTTCCGGGAGGCGGCGCTGCACCTGCCGCATCAGAGAACGCTAGCCGTATGTCCGAACCGCTACAAAAAACAAAATTCTGGTGCTGATCGCCAAGACCGCGCGGCTACGTTCTCCGCATTCCCCCACAGTTCCCCGCAAGTACGAGCTGCCTTCCCATGTCAGCGGATTTTTGTCTGCGCGAACAGAATTCTGTGTTCACCGCATCGTGTTGCTTTCAGATACCGGGTACACAGGGCGCGTTCTCAGTCCACAATTTGCTCCTCCGTCTATTTCTACACACCGATACGTGGAGTAAAATCGCCAAGGGTCCAACATGCGCATTCTTCTGGTCGACGACGAACCTCTCGTTCTAAAATCCTATGCACGCTACCTCAACGTGTTTCTAGACCAGACCGTGGTCACCGCCGAAGACGGTACGAGCGCGCTGGCCCATCTCGAGAGTGGTGAACACTTCGACATGATCTTCTGCGACGTGACCATGCAAC
Coding sequences within it:
- the yaaA gene encoding peroxide stress protein YaaA; amino-acid sequence: MLAILSPAKRLDLEPTSRKLSHSMPALLEDAKQLVKVSSKLKSKDLMALMGISQNLADLNVQRFKDFMTPFSPQNAKQAILAFKGDAYLGFDADTLDARGLRFAQDHLRILSGLYGVLRPLDLIQPYRLEMGIRLPINGSAGLYEFWGDRITDALNEAIKPMRDPVVVNLASNEYFASVQRDRLDARLVTCAFKEVKDGKAKVLSFFAKRARGMMARFICEERITKVDDLQGFTSGGYRYSAKASSDDTLVFQRKSTTA